GCGTTCTTTATCACCCTTACCAATGGTTTGTAGCAAACCAAGTTCAAAGTGTAAATCTGAAATCTTGAGGTTCACAATTTCAGACACCCGCAGCCCAGTCGCATACATCACTTCAAGCATTGCCCGATTACGCACACCCAGTGGCGTATCAGTTTTCGGTGTTGCTAAAATCAATTCCACATCGGCGACACTCAACACATCTGGTAAGTGTTGCTTTTTTTTCGGCATGCTCACCTTTTGCATCGGATTAGTCGTGATGTAATTCATTTTCATTAAATATTGAAAGAACTTGCGTAACGATGTAACCATGTGAATCCGGGTATTTTCAGAGTTACCGTGTTCTTCGAGATATTGCAGCAAATTAACAATCATAAAATTATCAACTTGGGTTAAGTCAGTGCGTTTAATACTAACTAAGTAGTCGTTAAACTTCATGAGGTCTTGCTGGTAACTTTTAATTGAATTAGCGGCGAGGCCCCGTTCGACTTTGACATATTGCAAATACTCGGCAATTAACTCGGTCGTCTTCATGATTAATCCTGGGCTGGTGTTTCAGTTGGTTCAGCTGATGCGGTTGCACTAGCAGGTTCACCGACTAATTTTAAAACGCCGTCTTCTTCAATTGCTTTGCGTTGCTTCATCAAGTTACCCACGGCACGCTTGAATTGGCCTTTTGAGATACCGAAGTAGTCTTTAATTGCTTTTGGATCACTCTTATCGGTAAATGGTAACGTGTGCGTTTGGCTGTGTTCGAGTAATGACAACAACATTTGTGCATCTTCACTAATCGCTTCAAATGCGCGGGGCTTTAAACTTAAGTTCAACAAGCCATCAGGACGCACACCGATAACGCGCGCGTCGACCACTTGACCTAAACGTGGTTCAACGACCCGTTCGTCAGGGTGTACAAATCCCATGTAGTAATCTTCAGTTAATACAAAAGTCCCAACCATCTTCAACCGGAAAACAGTTGCTTTGATGTTTTGGTTCTTCAAGTCTGGTGAGGCTTTCAAAGTAACGGCCCGAAAAATTGATTCATCCGCTAACTTAGCCCACAAACGGCCTTTGTTATCGACTTCCAAACTAACCATCAACTTGTCACCCTTTTGAGGCCACAATGAAGGAATCGTTGGCAAACTATCAATTGAGACGACAATGTCTTTGTTAGGTAAGCCAATATCAACGAAGACGCCTAAATCTCGCCGTTGGGCCACAACTTCACCCCACGCATAGTGCGCAATTTGAACTTTAGGGACGTTACGCGTGATTTGCATATCGTGGTTATTAGTTTCATAAGCAAAACCAGTAATTAAACCACCGATGTGGAGTTCCTTACCTTCTGCTTCCATTTCACTCTTCAACAATTGAAAAGTGGTTCCTTTGGTTTGTACAAAGTAGTATTTGTCATTAGAATCAATGACCTTGGCTTGAATAACACGTCCAAGAAGTTCGTTCATATTAATTTCCTCTTCTATCCGCTGACTAAACCGTGATTGGTCCTCGAGGTCAGCATAATCCATTCAGTATTATAGCATGGATAGTTTACATAACCCAATATTTTTTATCAGCAAAATGCCTATTTAACGCCGATTTCAGCATTTAACACCCCTTTCATGAGATTAACTAGTTTACAAGACTAGATGAACTAGGTTATACTAACTTCAACAATACAAAGAAAACGGGGAAAAAGTTATGGATATGCGGGAAAGTAAACACTATCAAATCGTTTACGAAGTTTGGAATGCGATTACACACGGGGTTGGATTTATTGCGGCGGTCGCAGGATTTGTCATCCTACTAGTCCACGAATCTGGCTTGGGACGGAGTTCATTTGCAATGACGGCCTTTGCAATTTACGGGGCGACCGTTTGTTTCTTCTTGTTGATGTCAACGTTGTTTCACTCACTAGTCTTCACCAAAGCCAGTCACGTCTTCCAAATTTTTGATCATGCCGGCATTTTCTTGGTTATCTTTGGCTCATACACGCCCTATTGTTGGTTAGCAATGGGTGGCACGCAAGGTTGGGTAATTTGGTCCGTGATTTTAGGCATGACGGTTGCCGGTATCTTATATGAAATTTTCTTTGTCGGTCGTTGGCTGTGGTTGTCAGTGATTATCTACATTGTCATGGGTTGGATGATTGTCATGGCGATGCCCACTTTATGGCATTCAATTAGCCACACTAGCTTCTGGCTCCTGTTAGCCGGCGGAATTACGTACACGGTTGGAGCGGGAATTTATTCAATCAAACGCATTCCCTTTGGGCACGTGTGGTGGCACTTGTTTGTGCTTGGTGGCGCGGCATTAATGTACCTCTCGATTTACTTAAGCGTTTAAACATATTGCTGGGGATGAGACAAATTATGTCTTGTCCTCTTTTTTTGCTGTGTTTCGTCTGACGTGGGATTGAATAAACTTGGCCACTGCGTGCCTGGGTAGAATGAACAATACTTCGCAAAAAAAGCCCAAAATATTTGAAGTCACCCGTGGCTTTTCAAATTCATTAGACTCACATAGCGCGGCTTTTCAAATATTAAGTGACCAGTACCAATAATATCTTAACAAACAATAAGCACACATGCCCCAATGTTGCGATACTTGTGCCTAAAGACGGGAGTGATATAATAGAACAATGCTAATTAATAATACATATATAAATCCGCGTGCATTGACTGCCACCTGGCCCTTTGTGGTCTTATGGTTATTATTTGTTGTGGTGTATAAGTGGCGAACGGGCAAACACTGGTCGGATCTTTCTTTGATTGCGATGATCATTTTCAGCTTTTATATTACCAAAGTTATGAGTATGACGATGCTACCAATCTTCATTTATCATTTCTGGTATGTTGGGGACATGTTTGGCTTTGGGCAACAGGTTGATTTTGTGCACTTGAATCCGGTGCGGGCATTTGATTATTTTCCGAGTTGGTTCTGGTTTGAGCAATTCTTCGGTAACTTTATCATGCTAACCCCATTTGGAATCATGGCGCCGTATGTCTTTCCCCGTCTGCGCAAATTATGGCAAGTTGGGTTGCTGGCGTTTGGTGTTTCGTTAAGTATTGAAACCTATCAATTTGTCTTCAGTTACTTCTATATCACAGCGCGGTATTTTGAAACGAGTGACTTAATCTTAAATACGACTGGTGCCCTGATTGGTTTTGGCATCTGGCGGTTAGTGATGCGTCATAGTCAGCATGTCCATCACTTGTATGAACACCGCTTGGCAAATGAACCACAGTATTTACGGGATTTGTTCAACAAATAATTATTTCTATCATAAACACAAATAAAATAACCGCCCATCGAAATTAATCGGTAGGCGGTTATTTAGTTATGCTATTTTAGAGGCGCCCGGTTAAAAATTGGGCTTCCCCATCGCCAAAGCTCCAGTCTTCATCACTATTAGTGACTAAGTTAATCATGATATCGTTTCCAGCAATCCCGAGATCTGCTTGATATCGACGCGCCAATTCACGGTAGAACGTTGTCTTTTGTTCGGTAGTCCGGGGACGTGTGCGGATTGATAACAAGACAAATTTGGCAGAACGTTCGTAACCCAACCCAGTGTCTTCCATGATGAATTCTTCCGGTTCATGCTGCGTAACAATCTGATAGCGATCGCCCAACGGAGCCCCGAAGGCTTCCAGCATTACTTCATACGTGACATCAAGTAATTGCTTAATTTCAGGCTTATCCCATCCTTTATATAAATCAAAACGTAGTAATGGCATTAGTTGTCCCTCGATTTCATATATTTTCTAATTGATTAAATTGTAACACACATCAACCTGCACTTTAAAATGCGCTACACCGCACCGTTTACTAACATTTCGCCTTAGTTGCTACTCGCCATCAATCGGCTAGATTTTTTCTAGCGTGAAATTGTCGTCCTTTTTAATCATCGAATTACTGAGCTTCTATTGTCAGTGTTGTTTTCCATGCTACTACGGCCGGTGTTTGGAAGATGAGGAGTCTTAGGAATTTATTCCTTAGACTCCCAGCTTGTCCGAGTTGTTCAAGACAGACATCCAGCCTGCAAGGCTAATCTAATCGCGTTAGGATTAGATTCAGTATTTTGTGCGACAAAATGCTGGGATATTTTGCGTTGCCGGTTCGCAGGCATAAGCACAGACTGGCTTGAACATGTGCTTCCAGCGTGGTGCGCCAAGTAATTTACTGGCACGCAGTGGCCAATTCTATGCAATCCCACGTCAGACGGAATCGAAACAAAAAAGCCACCTTTTTATCGGTAGCTAAGTGGGAATCAAAAATTTAAATAAGTGATTCACGCGCACGCGCATTAGGCGATTTCAGCTTGTTCTTGGTTACCGACAGCTTCCATCTTCGCAAATGAAATGATGGCACGGCCAGCTAAATCGATAGCGTTCCAGTGATCTTCGTCATGGCGTTCCATGATAGTTACCATTGCTGAGTTTTCGTATTTCTTTTCGATACGACCGATGAAGTCATGCTCCATGTTTCCGTTTGCGGCACAAAGTACCAAATCATTAAGTTCAAAATCCATTATATATATCCTCTTTCGTCTTTGTTTTATTTTGTCCGATACGCAAATTCAGCTTTCAACGAATTGAAATGATTTGCTCGATGGGATAAGAATAACAAGACGAAAGCGTTTTCACAAGCGTATTCATTGACTTTTCAAACAGTTCACGAAATAGTCACAATTGCCTTTAACTTCCATTTTCAAGGCATATTTTCTTCACTATTAATTAACTGTCCGGTCGGATTATGCTATCAATTGGTTCATATTTTAATTTTGGGCACCGGTATTATATTTGGTCTCACTTACAGCTTTGGTCAGTTGTTCATCAAGTAATTGGGTATGGCGGTCAATTTTATATAGTAGAAACTCATGGGTTTGTTGCAAATCAGCTAATTGCTGTTCAATTTTTGCGAGTTGTTTGGTCAATAAATCGATATGGAACTGCTGGTCATCGGGCGTAGTGAAAATTTGTTTGATCTCCGCAAGTGATAACCCCGTCCGACGATAGTGGGCAATCGCATTAATCCGCCGAATAGCTTGCTCATCGTATTCACGAATTCCTTTTGAGTTCCGGGGCACAGACACTAAACCTTCTTTTTCGTAGAATCGCAATGTATATGCACTAATGCCAAATTCAGCGCTGATACTTGATATTGATTTTGTCATTTTTTTACCCACTTTCACCCCGCTAAACAGGATTTTGCAATTAATTTAAAATTGTTGGTTGACTTAGAGTCACTCTAACAAAGTATTATAAATCCTGCACAGCAAATATGAAAGCAGGAAATAAGCAAATGAATTCAAGACAAATGAAAATGGCGGGCTTTGCGTTCTTATTAAGTAACGTATTAGCCGGTTTGGATGGCACGATTGTGGCGACCGCCTTACCCGCGATTGTTTCAGATTTACATGGGATTGCGCTGATGAGTTGGATTATTACCGCCTACATGCTCTTTATGGCAGTCAGTGCCCCTATTTGGACTAAGCTCTCAGAACGTTTTGGTCAAAAAACAATTATGCAAGTTGGGACAACTCTCTTCATTCTCGGCTCAGTCATTGGTGGTTTTGCCGGTAATATCATTACATTAATAATTGCACGGGCGATTATTGGAATCGGGGCGGGTGCAATGTTGCAGTTACCGTTTGTCATTTATGGCTCGATGTACGCACCAGCTGAGCGACGCCTAGTTATCGGGCGGGTATTAGCAGCATACTCAATGGCATCAATTGTCGGTCCGTTGTTAGGTGGTTGGTTCGTGGATATTGCTAGTTGGCGTGCAACTTTCTTTATCAGTTTGCCAATTGGGATATTGATGATGGTTCTAGTCGGAATTTACTTCAAGCAAGTTGATTTCAAACCAAATCTGCATAGAATTGACGTTCCGGGTGCCTTAACGCTAGCGTTGATGGTCATTAGTCTCATGATGGCGATGCAGTCATTAAGTCAAACTGTTATCGCTTGGCACATACTAGTTATCTGGTTTGTTTTAGCATTAATTAGTGGGATTGCGTGGTGGCAGATTGAATTGCACGCCGGTAATCCAATTGTGCCCTTGCACCTCTTTAAAAATCGGTCATTTATAAGTAAAGTTTTTGTTTCATTTTTCCAATATGGCTTTTTTGGTTTTTATACGAACTATCTGCCAACTTGGTCACAAGGTGTCCTTGGTACAACCGCAACGGTCGCTGGATTCGTGTTAATCCCATCATCCATCGCAATGATTCTATATGGCCGGATGCAAAGTCGCTTAGAAGCGCGCTTTAGTGAGCAACAAATGATTCGTAATGGCTTATTGCTAATGATTTTTGGTGGGCTTGTGCTAGTCTTGACCCCTCATTCGACGTTAATCCTGTTGCTTGTCTTAGCGGGAATATTTGGTTTAGGGACGGCCATGGTGAATAATACCATTCAAGTTGCCACCCAAGAAGCCGTCGCACCAACTGAAATTGGGGCCGCAACTGCCTTGAATTCTTTAATTCGCACCCTTGGGACAACGATGTTGGTCTCGACATTTGCTTTAGCGATGAACCGGGTTAACGCGCATGGAATCCAACATACTAAAGGTGTAACAACTAATCTTATGAATAAAATCACTGATGCAACCGCCGCCCGCCAATTGTCTCCCGACATTGTACCGGTTTTGCGTAACTTGCTACACAGTGGTTTGACGATGATTGCACTACTCGCCACCATTGCAGTGATTATTTCGTTGGTGATTAATTGGAAAGATCCGTGGCAGAAACCGGGACAAAATTAAAATTGTTAGGTTAGATGATTTG
This is a stretch of genomic DNA from Periweissella cryptocerci. It encodes these proteins:
- a CDS encoding tautomerase family protein, which translates into the protein MPLLRFDLYKGWDKPEIKQLLDVTYEVMLEAFGAPLGDRYQIVTQHEPEEFIMEDTGLGYERSAKFVLLSIRTRPRTTEQKTTFYRELARRYQADLGIAGNDIMINLVTNSDEDWSFGDGEAQFLTGRL
- a CDS encoding CvfB family protein yields the protein MNELLGRVIQAKVIDSNDKYYFVQTKGTTFQLLKSEMEAEGKELHIGGLITGFAYETNNHDMQITRNVPKVQIAHYAWGEVVAQRRDLGVFVDIGLPNKDIVVSIDSLPTIPSLWPQKGDKLMVSLEVDNKGRLWAKLADESIFRAVTLKASPDLKNQNIKATVFRLKMVGTFVLTEDYYMGFVHPDERVVEPRLGQVVDARVIGVRPDGLLNLSLKPRAFEAISEDAQMLLSLLEHSQTHTLPFTDKSDPKAIKDYFGISKGQFKRAVGNLMKQRKAIEEDGVLKLVGEPASATASAEPTETPAQD
- the trhA gene encoding PAQR family membrane homeostasis protein TrhA; translated protein: MRESKHYQIVYEVWNAITHGVGFIAAVAGFVILLVHESGLGRSSFAMTAFAIYGATVCFFLLMSTLFHSLVFTKASHVFQIFDHAGIFLVIFGSYTPYCWLAMGGTQGWVIWSVILGMTVAGILYEIFFVGRWLWLSVIIYIVMGWMIVMAMPTLWHSISHTSFWLLLAGGITYTVGAGIYSIKRIPFGHVWWHLFVLGGAALMYLSIYLSV
- a CDS encoding MerR family transcriptional regulator, coding for MTKSISSISAEFGISAYTLRFYEKEGLVSVPRNSKGIREYDEQAIRRINAIAHYRRTGLSLAEIKQIFTTPDDQQFHIDLLTKQLAKIEQQLADLQQTHEFLLYKIDRHTQLLDEQLTKAVSETKYNTGAQN
- a CDS encoding MFS transporter, translating into MNSRQMKMAGFAFLLSNVLAGLDGTIVATALPAIVSDLHGIALMSWIITAYMLFMAVSAPIWTKLSERFGQKTIMQVGTTLFILGSVIGGFAGNIITLIIARAIIGIGAGAMLQLPFVIYGSMYAPAERRLVIGRVLAAYSMASIVGPLLGGWFVDIASWRATFFISLPIGILMMVLVGIYFKQVDFKPNLHRIDVPGALTLALMVISLMMAMQSLSQTVIAWHILVIWFVLALISGIAWWQIELHAGNPIVPLHLFKNRSFISKVFVSFFQYGFFGFYTNYLPTWSQGVLGTTATVAGFVLIPSSIAMILYGRMQSRLEARFSEQQMIRNGLLLMIFGGLVLVLTPHSTLILLLVLAGIFGLGTAMVNNTIQVATQEAVAPTEIGAATALNSLIRTLGTTMLVSTFALAMNRVNAHGIQHTKGVTTNLMNKITDATAARQLSPDIVPVLRNLLHSGLTMIALLATIAVIISLVINWKDPWQKPGQN
- a CDS encoding VanZ family protein; the protein is MIIFSFYITKVMSMTMLPIFIYHFWYVGDMFGFGQQVDFVHLNPVRAFDYFPSWFWFEQFFGNFIMLTPFGIMAPYVFPRLRKLWQVGLLAFGVSLSIETYQFVFSYFYITARYFETSDLILNTTGALIGFGIWRLVMRHSQHVHHLYEHRLANEPQYLRDLFNK
- the xerD gene encoding site-specific tyrosine recombinase XerD, producing MKTTELIAEYLQYVKVERGLAANSIKSYQQDLMKFNDYLVSIKRTDLTQVDNFMIVNLLQYLEEHGNSENTRIHMVTSLRKFFQYLMKMNYITTNPMQKVSMPKKKQHLPDVLSVADVELILATPKTDTPLGVRNRAMLEVMYATGLRVSEIVNLKISDLHFELGLLQTIGKGDKERIVPIGDLAMEWVAKYYANVRPTQLKGTTSPYLFLNDHGHQLTRQGIWKIIKQIVAAAGITKDVSPHTLRHSFATHILENGADLRIVQELLGHSDISTTQIYTHITNERANAVYRRTHPRA